In Neorhizobium galegae, the following proteins share a genomic window:
- a CDS encoding TRAP transporter small permease — protein sequence MSSVDPRHSIFPDWLRKVLDGLYLFSGYLAGLFLVAIFLIMLGLSAGRPLDIDVPSGDDFASWCMAASAFLGLAHTFRSGEMIRVGLLIERFKGRLRQVIEIVALATGTAAAVYFAWFAYDMTKTSWQFNDLSQGVIAVPLWIPQLGFCGGLIILAIAFVDELLHVLFGGSPRYEKPEPQTAEEVIERAMQSGA from the coding sequence ATGTCCTCCGTTGATCCCCGCCACAGCATATTCCCGGATTGGCTCCGGAAGGTGCTGGATGGACTCTATCTGTTTTCCGGTTATCTCGCCGGGCTTTTTCTGGTCGCCATTTTCCTGATCATGCTGGGGCTCTCGGCCGGGCGCCCGCTCGATATCGACGTGCCGTCCGGTGACGATTTCGCCTCCTGGTGCATGGCTGCAAGCGCCTTCCTCGGCCTCGCCCACACGTTCCGCTCCGGCGAGATGATCCGTGTCGGATTGCTGATCGAGCGTTTCAAGGGCCGTCTGCGGCAGGTCATCGAAATTGTTGCCTTGGCCACGGGCACTGCCGCCGCGGTTTATTTCGCCTGGTTCGCCTATGACATGACGAAGACCTCCTGGCAGTTCAACGACCTGTCCCAGGGCGTCATCGCAGTGCCCTTGTGGATTCCGCAGCTCGGCTTCTGCGGCGGCTTGATCATCCTCGCCATCGCCTTCGTCGACGAACTCCTCCATGTCCTGTTCGGCGGTTCGCCGCGCTATGAGAAACCGGAGCCGCAAACGGCCGAGGAAGTCATCGAGCGCGCCATGCAGAGCGGGGCGTGA
- a CDS encoding TRAP transporter large permease, whose amino-acid sequence MSTIELVEIAGVVLVALLALLAGGVWIGISLLICGFIAMLFVPGIPIGAVLATNSWSGGASWSLAALPLFVWMGEILFRTRLSEEMFRGLAPWLGWLPGRLMHVNVIGCGLFGSISGSSAATTAMIAKIALPELKKRGYDEMVSLGSLAGAGTLGILIPPSITMVVYAVAANVSIIQIFLAGFLPSIIVMVLYSGYIIIWSLLNPDKQPPAPPKMSFMEKLKESANLIPVTLLIVLVFATLILGWATATECAAWGVLGSLAIAAWSRTLTMKAFWDSVMGATRLTCMIMLILTGAGFMSIAMGYTGIPNALAAWVDSFNLSPYALIAVLTVMYILLGAALDGLSMIVLTTVVVLPMIEHAGFDLVWFGIFLVLIVEMAEVSPPVGFNLFVLQTMSGRDSLTVARASLPFFFLLVATVAIITVFPEIVMVLPKMAFPG is encoded by the coding sequence ATGAGCACGATCGAACTCGTTGAAATCGCCGGCGTCGTTCTTGTCGCCCTTCTGGCGCTGCTGGCCGGCGGTGTGTGGATCGGCATTTCGCTGCTGATCTGCGGCTTTATCGCCATGCTCTTCGTTCCAGGCATTCCGATCGGCGCCGTGCTCGCCACCAATTCCTGGAGCGGCGGCGCATCCTGGTCGCTCGCGGCCCTGCCTCTGTTCGTCTGGATGGGAGAAATCCTGTTCAGGACACGGCTTTCGGAAGAGATGTTCCGCGGTTTGGCTCCCTGGCTCGGCTGGCTGCCCGGCCGCCTGATGCATGTCAACGTGATTGGCTGCGGCCTGTTCGGCTCGATCTCGGGCTCGTCGGCCGCCACCACCGCCATGATCGCCAAGATCGCCCTGCCGGAACTCAAGAAACGCGGCTATGACGAGATGGTCAGCCTCGGTTCGCTCGCCGGCGCCGGCACGCTCGGCATCCTCATCCCGCCGTCGATCACCATGGTCGTCTATGCTGTCGCGGCAAATGTCTCGATCATCCAGATCTTCCTCGCCGGCTTCCTGCCGAGCATCATCGTCATGGTGCTCTATTCCGGCTATATCATAATCTGGTCGCTTCTGAACCCGGACAAGCAGCCGCCCGCACCGCCGAAGATGAGCTTCATGGAGAAGCTCAAGGAATCGGCCAACCTCATCCCTGTCACGCTGCTCATCGTGCTCGTCTTCGCGACCCTCATTCTGGGCTGGGCGACGGCGACGGAGTGTGCGGCCTGGGGCGTGCTCGGTTCGCTTGCCATCGCCGCCTGGTCGCGGACGCTGACGATGAAAGCCTTCTGGGACAGCGTCATGGGCGCCACGCGGCTTACCTGCATGATCATGCTGATCCTCACCGGCGCCGGCTTCATGTCGATCGCCATGGGCTATACCGGCATTCCCAACGCGCTCGCCGCCTGGGTCGACAGCTTCAACCTCAGCCCCTACGCGCTGATCGCTGTACTGACGGTCATGTATATCCTGCTCGGCGCAGCGCTCGACGGGCTGTCGATGATCGTGCTCACCACGGTCGTGGTCCTGCCGATGATCGAGCATGCCGGTTTCGATCTCGTCTGGTTCGGCATCTTCCTGGTGTTGATCGTCGAGATGGCGGAAGTCTCGCCGCCGGTCGGCTTCAACCTCTTCGTGCTGCAGACGATGAGCGGCCGCGACAGCCTGACCGTCGCCCGCGCCTCGCTGCCGTTCTTCTTCCTGCTTGTGGCGACTGTCGCCATCATCACGGTCTTCCCGGAAATCGTGATGGTTCTGCCGAAAATGGCATTCCCGGGTTAA
- a CDS encoding TRAP transporter substrate-binding protein, with the protein MISTLVRSGLAGAALLAASGAALAQTAWVLPSAYPPANYHVENLMQFAKDVETASGGKLKITVHPSASLFKAPDIKRAVQTGQAQAGEVLISLHENENPVFGIDVVPFLATSFDASKKLYAASKPAIEKALDAQGLKLLYATPWPPQGIFTKKDVNSTADLKGLKWRAYNVGTSRIADLVGAQPVTVQAAELPQALATGVIDGLMTSSATGVDSKIWESLTHYYDTQAWIPKNVIFVNKAAFAGLDPAVQKAVTDAAAAAETRGWALGAEKTSAYMETLKKNGMKVLEPSADLKKGLADVGAKLTEDWSKKAGADGAAILDAYKKM; encoded by the coding sequence ATGATCTCTACTCTCGTTCGCTCGGGCCTTGCTGGCGCAGCGCTTCTGGCGGCTTCCGGCGCTGCTCTCGCCCAGACCGCCTGGGTCCTGCCGTCGGCCTATCCGCCGGCGAACTACCATGTCGAGAACCTGATGCAGTTCGCCAAGGACGTGGAAACGGCCTCGGGCGGCAAGCTGAAGATCACCGTTCATCCGAGCGCCTCGCTCTTCAAGGCTCCGGACATCAAGCGTGCCGTCCAGACCGGCCAGGCCCAGGCCGGCGAAGTGCTGATCTCGCTGCACGAGAACGAAAACCCGGTCTTCGGCATCGACGTCGTGCCGTTCCTGGCAACCAGCTTCGATGCGTCCAAGAAGCTCTACGCCGCGTCCAAGCCGGCGATCGAGAAGGCGCTCGACGCCCAGGGCCTCAAGCTCCTCTATGCGACGCCGTGGCCGCCGCAGGGCATTTTCACCAAGAAGGACGTCAACAGCACCGCCGACCTCAAGGGCCTGAAATGGCGCGCCTATAACGTCGGCACGTCGCGCATCGCCGATCTGGTCGGCGCCCAGCCGGTCACTGTCCAGGCGGCCGAACTGCCGCAGGCTCTCGCAACCGGCGTCATCGACGGCCTGATGACCTCGAGCGCCACCGGCGTCGATAGCAAGATCTGGGAATCGCTGACCCACTACTACGACACCCAGGCCTGGATCCCGAAGAACGTCATCTTCGTCAACAAGGCAGCCTTCGCTGGCCTCGATCCGGCCGTCCAGAAGGCTGTCACCGATGCCGCCGCTGCCGCAGAGACCCGGGGCTGGGCGCTCGGTGCCGAAAAGACCTCGGCCTACATGGAAACCCTCAAGAAGAACGGCATGAAGGTTCTCGAACCGAGTGCCGATCTCAAGAAGGGCCTGGCCGATGTCGGCGCCAAGCTGACCGAAGACTGGTCGAAGAAGGCTGGTGCCGACGGCGCCGCCATTCTGGACGCCTACAAGAAGATGTGA
- a CDS encoding winged helix DNA-binding protein, with amino-acid sequence MSSEKSEFGPIVSSGHLASGALPALSEIEFGMIMLNHAFSRWMVRCMSAAGVLDLSPIDILVLHNINSRNKAKTLADIALVLNIEDTHVVTYALKKLERLKLIKSGRRGKEKLVMVTEAGAEACKRYAAVREELLVKSVLATEVSGETLSAMAARLRALSGHYDQAARAAASL; translated from the coding sequence ATGTCATCGGAAAAGAGTGAATTCGGCCCGATCGTATCCTCCGGGCACCTGGCGAGCGGGGCTTTGCCGGCGCTGTCGGAGATCGAGTTCGGCATGATCATGCTGAACCACGCCTTCAGCCGCTGGATGGTCAGGTGCATGTCGGCTGCCGGCGTGCTGGATCTCTCACCGATCGATATCCTCGTCCTGCACAACATCAACAGCCGCAACAAGGCAAAGACGCTTGCCGATATCGCGCTAGTCCTCAACATCGAGGACACGCATGTGGTGACCTACGCGCTGAAGAAACTCGAGCGACTGAAGCTGATCAAATCCGGCCGCCGCGGCAAGGAAAAGCTGGTCATGGTGACGGAAGCTGGCGCCGAGGCCTGCAAGCGTTATGCGGCGGTGCGCGAGGAGCTGCTGGTCAAGTCGGTGCTGGCCACCGAGGTTTCGGGAGAAACCCTGTCGGCCATGGCGGCCCGCTTGCGCGCGCTGTCCGGCCACTACGACCAGGCGGCCCGCGCCGCCGCATCGCTTTAG
- a CDS encoding alpha/beta hydrolase has product MRHRISDWDNAYANGINIPQGDRWPAAWVEPARLYREALATAGRARLGLSYGEKPRNRFDLFLPETDPAGLVVFVHGGFWIGLDNSYWSQFAKGSVERGYAVAMPMYTLAPENRISGITAEIGKAIEAAAKDVAGPIRLIGHSAGGHLVTRMISATSPLPEAVRSRIVNTVSLSGVHDLRPIMKTKMNEKQRIDAEEAYRESPALLEPLAGARVTCWVGAGERAEFIRQNALLASIWKGLGAETEAVEEPDRHHFTILDGMEDPAHPLMDALFS; this is encoded by the coding sequence ATGCGTCATCGGATCAGCGACTGGGACAATGCCTATGCCAACGGCATCAATATTCCCCAGGGCGACCGCTGGCCGGCAGCATGGGTGGAGCCGGCGCGGCTTTATCGCGAGGCGCTCGCCACAGCCGGCCGCGCCAGGCTCGGCCTTTCCTACGGCGAAAAGCCGCGCAACCGCTTCGACCTTTTCCTGCCCGAAACCGATCCGGCCGGTCTCGTGGTTTTCGTCCACGGCGGCTTCTGGATCGGTCTCGACAACAGCTACTGGTCGCAGTTCGCCAAGGGTTCGGTGGAGCGCGGATATGCCGTCGCCATGCCAATGTACACGTTGGCCCCGGAAAACCGCATTTCAGGCATCACGGCGGAAATCGGCAAGGCGATCGAGGCTGCTGCAAAGGACGTAGCGGGACCGATCCGGCTGATCGGCCATTCGGCGGGCGGCCATCTGGTGACGCGGATGATCTCGGCCACGTCACCGCTTCCGGAGGCCGTGCGCAGCCGCATCGTCAACACGGTCTCGCTTTCCGGCGTGCATGACCTGCGGCCGATCATGAAGACCAAGATGAACGAAAAGCAGCGGATCGACGCCGAAGAAGCCTACCGGGAAAGCCCAGCCCTTTTGGAGCCGCTTGCCGGCGCTCGGGTGACCTGCTGGGTGGGGGCCGGCGAGCGTGCCGAGTTCATCCGTCAGAACGCGCTACTGGCCAGCATCTGGAAGGGGCTAGGCGCCGAGACGGAGGCCGTCGAGGAGCCGGACAGGCATCACTTCACCATCCTCGACGGTATGGAGGATCCCGCCCACCCGTTGATGGATGCGCTGTTTTCCTAA
- a CDS encoding AMP-binding protein has product MLGPSGHLDTFARDNLPPPDQWPEIRLDGFDYPEWMNAGVELTDRMVERGFGDNTALIGNGRRRTYKELSDWTNRIAQALTEDYGLKPGNRVLIRSANNPAMVACWLAATKAGAVVVNTMPMLRSGELAKIIDKAEISIALCDTRLMDELVACAKESRFLKQVIGFDGTANHDAELDRAALNKPVRFEAVKTGRDDVALLGFTSGSTGVPKATMHFHRDILIIADAYAKEVLDVTPDDVFVGSPPLAFTFGLGGLAVFPLRFGAAATLLEQATPAKMIEIIETYKATISFTAPTAYRAMLAAMDAGADLSSLRIAVSAGETLPGPVFDEWVKKTGKPILDGIGATEMLHIFISNRLGDSRPACTGKPLTGYEAIVVDDDMNEVPRGTIGKLAVKGPIGCRYLADDRQKDYVKDGWNLTGDSFVEDEDGYFHFAARSDDMIVSAGYNIAGPEVEAALLKHEAVLECAVIGVSDEARGTIVEAHVVLVKGAEAGELMVKILQDHVKAVIAPYKYPRSIVFADALPKTESGKIQRFRLKQKPSA; this is encoded by the coding sequence ATGCTGGGACCGTCAGGCCATCTGGATACGTTTGCCCGCGACAATCTTCCGCCGCCGGATCAGTGGCCGGAAATCAGGCTTGATGGCTTCGATTATCCGGAATGGATGAATGCGGGCGTCGAACTCACCGACCGCATGGTCGAGCGCGGCTTCGGCGACAACACCGCGCTCATCGGCAACGGCCGCCGCCGCACCTACAAGGAATTGTCCGACTGGACGAACCGCATCGCCCAGGCGCTGACCGAGGATTACGGCCTGAAGCCCGGCAACCGGGTGTTGATCCGTTCCGCCAACAACCCGGCCATGGTCGCCTGCTGGCTGGCCGCGACGAAGGCCGGCGCGGTGGTCGTCAATACGATGCCGATGCTGCGCTCCGGCGAGCTCGCCAAGATCATAGACAAGGCGGAAATCTCCATCGCGCTCTGCGATACGCGGCTGATGGACGAACTGGTCGCCTGCGCCAAGGAAAGCCGGTTCCTGAAACAGGTGATCGGTTTTGACGGCACCGCCAACCATGATGCCGAGCTCGATCGTGCGGCCCTCAACAAGCCGGTGCGTTTCGAAGCGGTGAAGACCGGCCGCGACGACGTCGCCCTGCTCGGCTTCACGTCGGGTTCCACCGGCGTGCCGAAGGCGACCATGCATTTCCACCGCGATATCTTGATCATCGCCGATGCCTACGCGAAGGAAGTGCTGGATGTGACGCCGGACGACGTGTTCGTCGGTTCCCCACCGCTCGCCTTCACCTTCGGCCTCGGCGGCCTTGCGGTCTTCCCTTTGCGTTTCGGCGCAGCTGCGACCCTCCTGGAACAGGCGACGCCCGCGAAGATGATCGAGATCATCGAGACCTACAAGGCGACGATCAGCTTCACCGCGCCGACCGCTTATCGCGCCATGCTCGCGGCGATGGATGCCGGTGCCGACCTGTCGTCCCTGCGCATTGCGGTTTCCGCCGGCGAGACGCTGCCAGGTCCTGTCTTCGACGAATGGGTGAAAAAAACCGGCAAGCCGATCCTCGACGGCATCGGCGCGACCGAGATGCTGCATATCTTCATCTCGAACCGTCTCGGCGATTCCAGGCCGGCCTGCACCGGCAAGCCGCTCACCGGCTACGAGGCGATCGTCGTCGACGACGACATGAACGAAGTGCCGCGCGGCACGATCGGCAAGCTGGCGGTCAAGGGGCCGATCGGCTGCCGCTACCTCGCCGACGACCGCCAGAAGGACTACGTCAAAGACGGCTGGAACCTGACCGGCGACAGTTTCGTCGAGGACGAGGACGGTTATTTCCACTTCGCAGCCCGCTCCGACGACATGATCGTTTCGGCCGGCTACAACATCGCCGGTCCCGAGGTGGAGGCAGCCCTCCTCAAGCACGAGGCAGTGCTTGAATGCGCCGTGATCGGCGTGTCGGACGAGGCGCGCGGGACGATCGTCGAGGCGCATGTGGTGCTGGTAAAGGGCGCCGAGGCTGGCGAACTGATGGTCAAGATCCTGCAGGATCACGTCAAGGCGGTGATCGCCCCCTACAAATATCCGCGTTCGATCGTGTTCGCCGACGCCCTGCCGAAGACAGAATCCGGCAAGATCCAGCGCTTCCGGCTGAAGCAGAAGCCCTCAGCTTAA
- a CDS encoding ABC transporter substrate-binding protein — protein sequence MKKMLAAATLALSMSTTGMAFAEPLKIGMITTLSGGGAGLGIDTRDGFMLAIKNSGNKDVTVVTEDDAQKPELAVQIADKMIQSNQVDILTGIVWSNLLMAVAPSAVAQGKFYVSTNAAPAALAGANCNKLYFNAAYQNDNLHEAMGEYANKGYKKMFILAPNYPAGKDSLTGFKRYYKGQLAAEVYTQVGQTDYAAEIAQMRASGADGIFTFLPGGMGIAFMKQFAQSGVKIPVMGPGFSFSQDVLPAIGDAAVGAKASGQWAPDFDNAASKKFLADFQKEYNRLPSIYAVQAYDAAQLILSAASKASVKNADAFGAELRKADIQSPRGKFKFNTNQHPIQDIYLTEVVKQNGVITNKTVEKIFADHGDAYAKDCKI from the coding sequence ATGAAGAAAATGCTTGCTGCAGCCACGCTGGCGCTGAGCATGAGCACCACCGGCATGGCTTTCGCCGAGCCGCTGAAAATCGGCATGATCACCACGCTTTCGGGCGGTGGGGCCGGCCTCGGCATCGACACGCGCGACGGCTTCATGCTGGCGATCAAGAATTCCGGCAACAAGGACGTCACCGTCGTCACCGAGGACGATGCGCAGAAGCCGGAACTGGCCGTTCAGATCGCCGACAAGATGATCCAGAGCAATCAGGTCGACATCCTGACCGGCATCGTCTGGTCGAACCTGCTGATGGCGGTTGCTCCGAGTGCGGTGGCCCAGGGCAAGTTCTACGTCTCGACCAATGCTGCGCCTGCAGCGCTTGCCGGCGCCAACTGCAACAAGCTTTATTTCAACGCCGCCTACCAGAACGACAATCTTCATGAAGCCATGGGCGAATATGCCAACAAGGGCTACAAGAAGATGTTCATCCTCGCCCCGAACTATCCGGCCGGCAAGGATTCGCTGACCGGTTTCAAGCGTTATTACAAGGGCCAGCTTGCAGCCGAAGTCTACACCCAGGTCGGCCAGACCGACTACGCTGCCGAAATCGCCCAGATGCGCGCTTCCGGCGCTGATGGCATCTTCACCTTCCTGCCCGGCGGCATGGGCATCGCCTTCATGAAGCAGTTCGCTCAGTCGGGCGTCAAAATCCCGGTCATGGGCCCGGGCTTCTCCTTCAGCCAGGACGTTCTGCCGGCCATCGGCGATGCGGCGGTCGGCGCCAAGGCGTCCGGCCAGTGGGCCCCGGACTTCGACAACGCCGCGAGCAAGAAGTTCCTGGCGGACTTCCAGAAGGAATATAACCGCCTGCCGTCCATCTATGCCGTCCAGGCCTATGACGCAGCCCAGCTCATCCTGTCGGCTGCTTCCAAGGCAAGCGTCAAGAACGCCGATGCCTTCGGCGCAGAACTTCGCAAGGCAGACATCCAGTCGCCGCGTGGAAAATTCAAGTTCAACACCAACCAGCATCCGATCCAGGACATCTACCTGACGGAAGTGGTGAAGCAGAACGGCGTCATCACCAACAAGACGGTGGAGAAGATCTTCGCCGACCACGGCGATGCCTATGCCAAAGACTGCAAGATCTAA
- a CDS encoding branched-chain amino acid ABC transporter permease, which produces MTLALALEQLLNGLQLGVMLFLMAAGLTLIFGVMGLINLAHGSLYMVGAFACATVAAWTGSFWIGLIASLVAAAAAGAIVELVVIRRLYDRDHLDQVLATFALILMFSEGTRWLFGSFPLYLDIPPLLQGAVALPGGTEYPVYRLAIILAGAIVAFGLYLLISRTRLGMRIRAGESDREMIGALGVDIRTLYTVVFALGAALAGLAGAMVGALQSVQVGMGEPVLILAFVVIVIGGIGSIKGALLGALLVGVTDTMGRFLAPKILALFVAPAQAGMIGGAAASMLIYIVMAVILAVKPRGLFPAAHA; this is translated from the coding sequence GTGACTTTGGCACTTGCTCTCGAGCAGTTGCTCAACGGCCTGCAGCTCGGCGTCATGTTGTTTCTCATGGCTGCCGGGCTGACGCTGATCTTCGGCGTCATGGGCCTGATCAACCTCGCTCACGGCTCGCTCTACATGGTCGGCGCATTCGCCTGCGCCACCGTGGCGGCGTGGACCGGCTCGTTCTGGATCGGCCTGATCGCCAGCCTCGTCGCGGCGGCCGCCGCCGGCGCGATCGTCGAACTCGTGGTGATCCGCAGGCTCTACGACCGCGATCACCTCGACCAGGTGCTCGCCACATTTGCGCTGATCTTGATGTTTTCGGAAGGCACGCGCTGGCTGTTCGGTTCCTTCCCGCTCTATCTCGATATCCCGCCGCTTCTGCAGGGCGCCGTCGCGCTGCCGGGCGGCACGGAATATCCTGTCTATCGCCTGGCGATCATCCTTGCCGGCGCGATCGTCGCCTTCGGCCTCTATCTGCTGATCTCCCGGACCCGTCTCGGCATGCGCATCCGTGCCGGCGAAAGCGACCGCGAGATGATCGGCGCGCTCGGCGTCGATATCCGCACACTCTATACCGTCGTCTTCGCGCTCGGCGCGGCCCTGGCGGGCCTTGCCGGGGCCATGGTCGGTGCGCTGCAGTCGGTGCAGGTCGGCATGGGCGAGCCGGTGCTGATCCTCGCGTTCGTCGTCATCGTCATCGGCGGCATCGGCTCGATCAAGGGCGCACTTCTCGGTGCGCTGCTGGTCGGGGTCACCGATACGATGGGGCGTTTCTTGGCTCCGAAGATCCTGGCGCTGTTCGTCGCCCCGGCGCAGGCCGGCATGATCGGCGGCGCGGCGGCCTCGATGCTGATCTATATCGTCATGGCGGTCATTCTTGCGGTAAAGCCGCGCGGCCTCTTCCCCGCGGCCCATGCGTGA
- a CDS encoding branched-chain amino acid ABC transporter permease — translation MIVTRENLINLSLAALLLAVPFAANAFGQPFYVTLATRIAILALAATGLNLALGLGGLVSFGHAAFFGIGGYVAGILAAHAFSGDPLLFGLSGSKQMWVIWIVAVILSGLVGLAIGAISLRTSGVYFIMITLAFAQMVYYFAISWPAYGGEDGLSILVRNQFPGVNTMRPLTFFLICYVVLLLALGLFALIRASRFGTALQAARQNEVRVATVGIQPYRIRLTAFAISAAVTGLAGALFADLNRFVSPSMLSWHMSGELIVLIILGGTGRLFGPLAGAALYVIFEFALGGLTERWQFFLGLILLAVVLFARGGLLGLLAGKAKHG, via the coding sequence ATGATCGTGACCCGTGAAAACCTCATCAACCTCAGTCTGGCGGCCCTGCTGCTCGCCGTGCCCTTCGCGGCGAACGCGTTCGGTCAGCCGTTCTACGTCACGCTTGCGACCCGCATCGCCATCCTCGCGCTCGCCGCCACCGGCCTCAATCTGGCGCTCGGTCTCGGCGGTCTCGTCTCCTTCGGCCACGCGGCCTTCTTCGGCATCGGCGGGTATGTGGCCGGCATTTTGGCGGCTCACGCCTTTTCCGGCGATCCACTGCTGTTTGGCCTTTCCGGCTCGAAGCAGATGTGGGTGATCTGGATCGTCGCGGTAATCCTTTCCGGCCTCGTCGGCCTGGCGATCGGCGCGATCAGCCTGCGCACCTCGGGCGTCTACTTCATCATGATCACGCTCGCCTTTGCGCAGATGGTCTATTATTTCGCGATCTCCTGGCCCGCCTATGGCGGTGAGGACGGGTTGTCGATCCTCGTCCGCAACCAGTTTCCGGGCGTCAACACCATGCGGCCGTTGACCTTCTTCCTGATCTGCTACGTCGTCCTGCTGCTGGCGCTCGGCCTTTTTGCGCTGATCCGCGCCTCGCGTTTCGGCACGGCGCTGCAGGCGGCGCGGCAGAACGAGGTGCGTGTCGCGACCGTCGGCATTCAGCCCTACCGGATTCGGCTCACCGCCTTTGCGATCTCGGCGGCAGTCACCGGCCTCGCCGGCGCGCTGTTTGCCGATCTCAACCGCTTCGTCAGTCCGTCCATGCTGTCGTGGCATATGTCGGGCGAACTGATCGTGCTGATCATCCTCGGCGGCACCGGCCGGCTGTTCGGGCCGCTCGCAGGTGCTGCACTCTACGTGATCTTCGAATTTGCGCTCGGTGGCCTCACTGAGCGCTGGCAGTTCTTCCTAGGCCTCATCCTGCTCGCCGTCGTGCTGTTTGCGCGCGGTGGTCTTCTGGGCCTGCTTGCCGGAAAGGCCAAACATGGTTGA
- a CDS encoding ABC transporter ATP-binding protein yields the protein MVEPVLQISNLIKNFGALRATDGVTLDLRPGEIHALIGPNGAGKSTLIHQICGTLRQDSGTVRFAGQDIGSLGVADRARLGLGRTFQVSSIAPDFSGLRNVMLAVQAKQGSSFRFFKPVMRDKSLIDTAMAMLERVGLTARARIPAAELSHGERRQLEIAMALALGSKAFLLDEPMAGMGPEGSKSLTRFLDTLRHEAPILLVEHDMDAVFALADRISVLVYGRIIATGTVEEIRRDPTVRTAYLGDHA from the coding sequence ATGGTTGAGCCGGTTCTCCAGATCTCCAACCTCATCAAGAATTTCGGCGCGCTCCGGGCAACCGACGGCGTGACGCTCGATCTTCGCCCTGGCGAGATCCATGCCCTGATCGGCCCGAACGGCGCCGGCAAGTCGACGCTCATCCACCAGATCTGCGGCACGCTTCGGCAGGATAGCGGCACGGTGCGTTTTGCCGGGCAGGATATCGGCTCGCTGGGGGTTGCCGACCGTGCTCGGCTTGGCCTCGGCCGCACCTTCCAGGTCTCGTCGATCGCGCCGGATTTCTCCGGCCTGCGCAATGTCATGCTGGCGGTTCAGGCGAAGCAAGGCTCGAGCTTCCGTTTCTTCAAGCCCGTCATGCGCGACAAGTCACTGATCGACACGGCGATGGCCATGCTGGAACGTGTCGGCCTGACGGCCCGCGCCCGCATTCCGGCCGCCGAGCTTTCCCATGGCGAACGCCGGCAGCTCGAAATCGCCATGGCGCTGGCGCTCGGTTCGAAAGCCTTCCTGCTGGATGAACCGATGGCCGGCATGGGGCCGGAAGGTTCGAAATCGCTGACCCGTTTCCTCGATACGCTGCGGCATGAAGCGCCGATCCTGCTGGTCGAGCACGATATGGACGCCGTCTTCGCGCTCGCCGACCGGATTTCGGTGCTCGTCTACGGCCGCATCATCGCGACGGGGACTGTCGAGGAAATTCGCCGCGACCCGACCGTGCGCACCGCCTATCTCGGAGATCACGCCTGA
- a CDS encoding ABC transporter ATP-binding protein: MLLDVTKIEAFYGASQALFGVDLSVAEGEAVALMGRNGMGKTTTIRAICNLNPPRAGGVKIGGTDTKGKRPHHVAKLGIGLVPEGRRCFPNLTVHENLVAAARPGQWTLERVNELFPRLEERHAQMARSLSGGEQQMLAIGRALMTNPRLLILDEATEGLAPVIRQDIWKAIRRLKAEGLSILVVDKTLSELLPVADRCVILENGRSAWSGRPADLTTELQDRYLGV, from the coding sequence ATGCTGCTCGATGTCACCAAGATCGAAGCATTCTACGGCGCCAGCCAGGCCCTCTTCGGCGTCGACCTGTCGGTCGCGGAAGGCGAGGCCGTCGCCCTGATGGGCCGCAACGGCATGGGCAAGACGACCACCATCCGCGCCATCTGCAATCTCAACCCGCCCCGCGCCGGTGGCGTGAAGATCGGCGGCACGGATACGAAGGGCAAGCGGCCGCATCATGTCGCCAAGCTCGGCATCGGCCTGGTGCCGGAAGGCCGCCGTTGCTTCCCGAACCTCACCGTCCATGAAAATCTGGTCGCTGCCGCACGGCCCGGTCAATGGACGCTGGAGCGCGTCAACGAGCTCTTCCCCCGGCTTGAGGAGCGTCATGCGCAAATGGCAAGATCGCTGTCCGGCGGCGAGCAGCAGATGCTGGCGATCGGCCGCGCCCTGATGACCAATCCACGCCTTCTCATTCTCGACGAGGCGACCGAAGGCCTTGCCCCGGTCATCCGCCAGGACATCTGGAAGGCGATCCGGCGGCTGAAAGCCGAGGGTTTGTCGATCCTCGTGGTGGATAAGACGCTTTCGGAGCTTTTGCCGGTTGCGGACCGCTGTGTCATCCTGGAAAACGGAAGAAGCGCCTGGAGCGGCAGGCCCGCGGACCTGACGACGGAATTGCAGGATCGATATCTCGGGGTATAG